A window from Ignavibacteriota bacterium encodes these proteins:
- a CDS encoding nucleotidyltransferase — protein MKNPTDENLSVENKLLEDADKKSKAMIGVGNGYRPFLDYLLFNIKKSGYENVIIVIGEKDNSIKQYYGSNEINDFLGLKITYATQFIPSNRIKPLGTADALFSALKVSPWLNNDEFTVCNSDNLYSVKALNLMINTEFKNAMINYDRDGFEFEKERVEKFAVTKIDENEFLLDIIEKPSAQIIEQIKTQDGFVGVSMNIFKLDFNMIYSFLENVQFHPDRNEKELPTAIKNMIDKFPQSLKTFKMKEHMPDLTSKKDIIPVKKYLMKEFEKINFNFNSNGKF, from the coding sequence ATGAAAAATCCCACCGATGAAAATTTATCGGTTGAAAATAAATTATTGGAAGATGCAGATAAAAAATCCAAAGCTATGATTGGTGTTGGAAATGGGTATCGTCCTTTCCTTGATTATTTATTATTCAATATAAAAAAATCCGGTTATGAAAATGTGATAATTGTAATAGGAGAAAAAGATAATTCCATAAAGCAGTATTACGGTTCAAACGAAATTAATGATTTTCTCGGATTAAAAATTACATATGCAACACAATTTATTCCATCTAACAGAATTAAACCTTTAGGAACTGCGGATGCTTTATTTTCTGCTTTAAAAGTTTCTCCATGGCTAAATAATGATGAGTTTACAGTTTGTAATAGTGATAATCTGTATTCTGTAAAAGCTTTAAATTTAATGATAAATACAGAATTCAAGAATGCAATGATAAATTATGATAGAGATGGTTTTGAATTTGAAAAAGAACGGGTTGAAAAATTTGCAGTAACAAAAATTGATGAGAATGAATTTCTTCTTGATATAATTGAAAAACCCTCTGCACAAATAATTGAACAAATAAAAACGCAAGATGGATTTGTTGGTGTGAGTATGAATATTTTCAAATTAGATTTTAATATGATATATTCATTTTTGGAAAATGTTCAATTTCATCCCGATAGAAATGAGAAGGAATTACCAACTGCAATTAAGAATATGATTGATAAATTTCCTCAAAGTTTAAAAACTTTTAAAATGAAAGAACACATGCCGGATTTGACAAGCAAAAAAGACATAATTCCGGTTAAAAAATATTTAATGAAAGAATTTGAAAAAATAAATTTTAACTTCAATTCAAATGGTAAATTTTAA
- a CDS encoding GHMP kinase translates to MLKISTPGRVCLFGEHQDYLHLPIIASAISRRIVVQGKHRYDKLINIQMPDINSEENFLLNGELRYEVERDYFKSAINVLQRKGFTFSKGFDCTINSNIPINAGTSSSSALMVSWINFLTRMSDQEKNLSTEEIALLAYEAEVLEFSEPGGMMDHYSTAVGGIIHLNSYLKIDLKKVNAKLGKFVLGNSNEPKDTKFILANVKNKVLALTKLLEENNSEFSLQTINMNDIEKYKTKLSDNQFELLYGTIRNRDLTFEAEKVLQSDEIDHKYLGKLMTDHHNILRDVLKISTTKIEEMINAALEAGAYGAKINGSGGGGCMFAYAPENTEQVLEAVKKISSDTFIVEVDKGTVEEIYEEVS, encoded by the coding sequence ATACTTAAAATATCTACTCCGGGAAGAGTATGTTTATTCGGTGAACATCAAGATTATTTACATTTGCCAATTATTGCAAGTGCAATTTCGAGAAGAATTGTAGTTCAAGGAAAACATCGATATGATAAATTGATAAATATTCAAATGCCGGATATTAATTCGGAAGAAAATTTTTTACTGAATGGCGAACTTAGATATGAAGTTGAAAGAGATTATTTTAAAAGTGCAATAAATGTTTTACAGAGAAAAGGATTTACATTTTCTAAAGGATTTGACTGCACAATAAATAGCAATATTCCAATAAATGCCGGAACATCAAGCTCATCCGCATTAATGGTTAGCTGGATAAATTTCTTAACAAGAATGAGTGATCAAGAAAAAAATCTTTCTACCGAAGAAATTGCACTTCTAGCCTACGAAGCTGAAGTACTAGAATTTAGTGAGCCCGGAGGAATGATGGATCATTATTCTACAGCAGTTGGAGGAATAATTCATCTAAATTCATATTTAAAAATTGATTTAAAAAAAGTAAATGCAAAATTAGGAAAATTTGTTTTAGGTAATTCTAACGAACCAAAGGATACAAAATTTATTTTAGCAAATGTAAAAAATAAAGTTCTTGCTTTAACAAAATTACTTGAAGAAAACAATTCAGAATTTTCACTTCAAACTATAAATATGAATGATATAGAAAAATATAAAACAAAGTTAAGTGATAATCAGTTTGAATTACTTTATGGTACAATTAGAAATCGTGATTTAACTTTTGAAGCTGAAAAGGTTTTACAATCAGATGAAATTGATCATAAATATTTAGGAAAATTGATGACTGATCACCATAATATTTTAAGGGATGTTTTAAAAATCTCAACTACTAAAATTGAAGAAATGATTAATGCAGCATTGGAAGCTGGTGCTTACGGTGCTAAAATAAATGGTTCCGGAGGTGGTGGTTGTATGTTTGCTTATGCTCCGGAAAATACTGAACAAGTTTTGGAAGCCGTAAAAAAAATCAGCTCAGATACTTTTATTGTTGAAGTAGATAAAGGAACAGTTGAAGAAATTTATGAGGAAGTTTCTTGA
- a CDS encoding sodium:solute symporter family protein produces the protein MNTIDYIIVFTFLGAMFYIGSIFYKWVGDSDDFYLAGRQLTPFILAAVLAATNVNLYSFVGQAGIAYKEGISIIWQTWTGNMAMVISGLFIIPIFRRLRIRTIPEFLEMRYSKGVRTFVAFIWIFRLSFWLGVVLYTAVIAAQTITGYESFTGWILIFSVVVILYTMLGGMWSVALTDVIQFILMLAGALILLPIVMSLVGWWPGLVEKLPQGSLTFVQQEGTYNWKFILAIFLLGIQWASVDQGLLQRAFGAESTRSVAKGLVLAGIVTTPFALLWNLPGLAARVLYPALQNPDSAVPILIANHIPNIVLGVIVVGLLSSQLSTISGNLNGVATIFTSDIYANILKRNATEKDFLFVARVVTIITGIAMMLFTYWVPMLGGAVNAYLTIIAIMDMPLFIIAVFYGLLWKKIHWKGAILGYSFGAISGAVGQFILNYDFNLTTFISAGVTIIATPLFSFIFKTNVENPNLSAIWKARSTSDEEIKANDVYHIFPKTFKGKISLGILFAGLLIFLIGVISGSSAYEYASHIAIAGMVIYFIGGLARTYTN, from the coding sequence TTGAATACAATTGATTACATAATTGTTTTTACATTTCTTGGAGCAATGTTCTATATAGGCTCAATTTTTTATAAATGGGTTGGAGATTCTGATGATTTCTATTTAGCCGGTAGACAGTTAACTCCATTTATACTTGCAGCAGTTTTAGCGGCAACAAATGTAAATCTTTATAGTTTTGTTGGTCAAGCCGGTATTGCGTACAAAGAAGGCATTTCAATAATATGGCAAACTTGGACCGGAAACATGGCAATGGTAATTTCCGGACTTTTTATAATTCCAATTTTCAGACGCTTACGAATTAGAACAATTCCCGAATTTTTAGAAATGAGATACAGTAAAGGTGTTAGAACTTTTGTAGCATTTATATGGATTTTTAGATTATCATTTTGGCTTGGTGTAGTATTATATACTGCTGTTATTGCCGCTCAAACCATTACCGGATATGAATCATTTACCGGTTGGATTTTAATATTCTCAGTTGTGGTAATACTTTATACTATGTTAGGCGGAATGTGGTCGGTTGCTTTAACCGACGTAATTCAATTCATACTAATGCTTGCGGGAGCATTAATTCTTTTACCAATTGTTATGAGCTTGGTAGGATGGTGGCCCGGTTTAGTTGAAAAACTTCCCCAAGGATCATTAACATTTGTTCAGCAAGAAGGAACATATAATTGGAAATTTATTTTAGCAATATTTCTTCTTGGAATTCAATGGGCAAGTGTTGATCAAGGATTATTGCAGAGAGCATTTGGTGCTGAAAGTACAAGATCAGTTGCTAAAGGTTTAGTGCTTGCCGGAATTGTTACAACACCTTTTGCATTGTTATGGAATTTACCGGGATTAGCAGCAAGAGTTTTATATCCAGCTCTTCAAAACCCAGATTCAGCGGTTCCGATATTGATTGCAAATCATATTCCAAATATTGTTTTAGGAGTTATTGTTGTTGGATTATTATCTTCACAACTTTCCACAATTTCCGGAAATCTAAATGGAGTTGCAACAATTTTTACAAGTGATATTTATGCAAATATTTTGAAGCGGAATGCAACCGAAAAAGATTTTTTATTTGTAGCAAGAGTTGTTACCATAATTACCGGAATTGCAATGATGCTTTTTACATATTGGGTTCCGATGTTGGGCGGAGCAGTAAATGCTTATTTAACAATTATTGCAATTATGGATATGCCGCTTTTTATAATTGCAGTTTTCTACGGATTACTATGGAAAAAAATTCATTGGAAAGGTGCAATTTTGGGATATAGCTTCGGTGCAATTTCTGGAGCTGTTGGACAATTTATTTTAAATTACGATTTTAATTTAACAACTTTTATCAGCGCCGGCGTTACAATTATTGCAACTCCTTTATTTAGTTTTATTTTTAAAACTAACGTTGAAAATCCAAATTTGTCGGCAATTTGGAAAGCTAGATCAACAAGTGATGAAGAAATCAAAGCAAATGATGTCTATCATATATTTCCCAAAACATTTAAAGGTAAAATTAGTTTAGGAATTTTATTCGCTGGATTATTAATATTTTTAATTGGCGTAATTTCGGGAAGCAGCGCGTACGAGTATGCTTCACATATTGCAATTGCCGGAATGGTGATTTATTTTATCGGCGGATTAGCAAGAACATATACGAATTAA
- the lipA gene encoding lipoyl synthase yields MKLNKHQREYKVNVEHEKVELGRRPDWLKVRLPSGDNYREVLSMMRKSKLNTVCEEAKCPNLAECWNSRTATYMILGDTCTRTCGFCDVKSGRPTFLDWDEPNRVVQSVIDLGLKHVVITSVNRDELKDGGAAIFSKTVELIREKASQCTVEILIPDFQGDAEAFEIIMKNPPDILNHNLETVQRLYHAVRPQANYQRSLNLIKWFKSKGLKTKSGIMVGIGEKTEEVLEIMKDLKNHNCDIMTIGQYLQPTKNHLSVDRYVTLEEFAMYKEEGKKLGFQAVESGPLVRSSYHAEKHVK; encoded by the coding sequence ATGAAATTAAACAAGCATCAAAGAGAATACAAAGTTAACGTTGAACATGAAAAAGTTGAATTGGGAAGAAGACCGGATTGGTTAAAAGTAAGATTGCCTTCCGGTGATAATTATCGTGAAGTTCTTTCAATGATGCGAAAATCAAAACTCAACACTGTTTGCGAAGAAGCTAAATGTCCGAATTTAGCAGAATGTTGGAACAGCCGAACCGCAACTTATATGATTTTGGGAGATACATGCACAAGAACTTGCGGATTTTGTGATGTGAAATCTGGAAGACCAACTTTTTTAGATTGGGATGAACCAAACAGAGTTGTGCAATCTGTTATAGATTTAGGATTAAAACATGTTGTAATTACTTCTGTAAATCGTGATGAATTAAAAGACGGCGGCGCAGCAATATTTTCTAAAACAGTTGAATTAATTAGAGAGAAAGCTTCTCAATGTACGGTTGAAATTTTAATTCCGGATTTTCAAGGCGATGCAGAAGCGTTTGAAATTATTATGAAAAATCCACCGGATATTTTAAATCATAATTTAGAAACTGTGCAGAGATTATATCACGCCGTAAGACCTCAAGCAAATTACCAGCGAAGTTTAAATTTGATAAAATGGTTTAAATCAAAAGGGTTAAAAACCAAAAGTGGAATTATGGTTGGAATCGGTGAAAAAACCGAAGAAGTTTTAGAAATAATGAAGGATTTGAAGAATCATAATTGTGATATAATGACAATTGGACAATATTTACAACCGACAAAAAATCATTTATCGGTTGATAGATATGTTACATTAGAAGAATTTGCAATGTACAAAGAAGAAGGTAAAAAATTAGGATTTCAAGCTGTTGAATCCGGTCCGCTAGTTAGAAGTTCGTATCACGCAGAAAAACATGTTAAATAG
- a CDS encoding zf-TFIIB domain-containing protein gives MFCPSCKNPMIVLEFEGIETDYCPNCEGIWLDSGELELFLEDSKDKQELLNSFKPAKEEKENKRRCPICNKKMGKTRVSDDKDIVLDECKRGHGLWFDKGEILEVIKEGSTNKNNKIINVLEDMFKKKIETRI, from the coding sequence ATGTTTTGCCCAAGCTGTAAAAATCCTATGATTGTTTTAGAGTTTGAAGGAATTGAAACTGATTATTGCCCAAACTGTGAAGGCATTTGGTTGGATTCCGGAGAACTTGAATTATTTCTTGAAGATTCAAAGGATAAACAAGAACTGTTAAATTCATTTAAACCAGCGAAAGAAGAAAAAGAAAATAAACGAAGATGCCCAATCTGCAACAAAAAAATGGGAAAGACTCGAGTGAGTGATGATAAAGATATTGTACTTGATGAATGTAAACGTGGTCATGGTTTATGGTTTGATAAGGGAGAAATTCTCGAAGTAATCAAAGAAGGTTCGACAAATAAAAACAACAAAATTATTAATGTTTTAGAAGATATGTTCAAAAAAAAGATTGAAACAAGAATTTAG
- a CDS encoding LemA family protein, producing MSAFLIFVIAIAVIAMYAVSIYNALVRLRNQVKNAWSQIDVQLKRRHDLIPNLIETVKGYMNHEKTTLENITRARSAAVDATSVADKSKAESELSGALQKFNLVVENYPDLKANQNFLALQEELTATENKISFSRQNYNDQVLFYNNKIEMFPSNIVAGMFKFLKEEFFEIEVAAEREVPKVQF from the coding sequence ATGAGTGCATTTTTAATTTTTGTGATAGCAATTGCTGTAATTGCAATGTATGCAGTTTCAATTTATAACGCTTTAGTCCGCTTACGAAATCAAGTGAAAAATGCTTGGTCGCAAATAGATGTGCAGTTAAAAAGAAGACATGATTTAATTCCAAATTTAATTGAAACTGTTAAAGGATATATGAATCATGAAAAAACTACTTTAGAAAATATTACCAGAGCAAGAAGTGCCGCAGTTGACGCAACTTCAGTTGCCGATAAATCCAAAGCTGAATCTGAATTAAGTGGAGCTTTACAGAAATTTAATTTAGTCGTTGAAAATTATCCCGATTTAAAAGCAAATCAGAATTTTCTTGCACTTCAAGAAGAATTGACAGCAACGGAAAATAAAATTTCTTTTTCCCGACAAAATTATAACGATCAAGTTTTATTTTATAACAATAAAATTGAAATGTTTCCATCTAATATTGTTGCTGGAATGTTCAAATTTTTAAAAGAAGAATTTTTTGAAATTGAAGTTGCAGCAGAACGCGAAGTACCGAAAGTACAATTTTAG
- a CDS encoding M48 family metalloprotease, giving the protein MWELIQANRRKSIILFFAMGIILLLLGYFVGETFLGYGNGSFGILIAFVIWLIVSAISYFAGSSIILSISNAKEVTKEVHPQLFNIVEEMSIAANLPKIPKIFIVNEQAPNAFATGRKPEDSVVAVTAGLLSQLNRNELQGVVAHEISHIINRDVLFMTFAGIMLGMIVIISEVFTRGYFYGGGSLNRYKNKSSNGGNEQIILLVFSIIFAITAPFLAQLLYFAISRKREYLADASAVRLTRYPEGLANALEKLSQNRFNLNSANKATAGMYIVNPLKKAGMQIEDLSSTHPPISERIKILRGMMHGADFADYQTVYNKIKNNSEKIIPASGLKTKVDIPILSQIKDVTNLGKKEEQRKLGDIVMNVNGYNFYNCKCGVTIKVPPTFKGNSVKCPRCGEVNVKN; this is encoded by the coding sequence ATGTGGGAATTAATTCAAGCAAATAGACGAAAGTCAATTATACTTTTTTTTGCAATGGGAATTATCCTTCTACTGCTTGGATATTTTGTTGGAGAAACTTTTCTTGGTTATGGAAACGGTTCATTTGGAATTTTAATTGCATTTGTAATATGGTTAATAGTTTCAGCAATAAGTTATTTTGCAGGAAGCTCAATTATTCTTTCAATTAGCAATGCAAAAGAAGTTACAAAGGAAGTTCATCCGCAACTATTTAATATTGTGGAAGAAATGTCAATCGCTGCAAATCTTCCAAAAATTCCTAAAATTTTTATTGTAAATGAACAAGCTCCAAATGCATTTGCAACGGGAAGAAAACCGGAAGACAGCGTTGTTGCAGTTACTGCGGGATTATTAAGTCAACTTAATAGAAATGAATTACAAGGTGTAGTTGCACACGAAATTTCGCACATAATTAATAGAGATGTTTTGTTTATGACATTTGCGGGAATTATGCTGGGAATGATTGTTATAATTTCTGAGGTTTTTACAAGAGGTTATTTTTACGGCGGCGGTTCGCTAAACAGATATAAGAATAAATCTTCAAATGGTGGAAATGAACAAATTATTCTTTTAGTATTTTCTATAATATTTGCGATTACCGCTCCATTCTTAGCTCAGCTATTATATTTTGCGATTTCAAGAAAGCGTGAATATTTAGCAGATGCAAGCGCCGTAAGGTTAACACGTTATCCGGAAGGATTGGCAAATGCATTGGAAAAATTATCTCAAAACAGATTTAATTTAAATTCTGCAAACAAAGCAACTGCGGGAATGTATATTGTAAATCCACTTAAGAAAGCCGGAATGCAGATTGAAGATTTGTCTTCCACACATCCGCCGATTTCTGAACGAATAAAAATATTACGCGGAATGATGCACGGTGCTGATTTTGCCGACTATCAAACTGTTTACAATAAAATTAAAAATAATTCCGAAAAAATAATTCCAGCTTCCGGACTTAAAACAAAAGTAGATATTCCAATATTATCGCAAATAAAAGATGTTACAAATCTTGGGAAGAAAGAAGAACAAAGAAAACTTGGTGATATTGTAATGAATGTAAATGGATATAATTTTTACAATTGCAAATGCGGAGTTACAATTAAAGTTCCCCCAACTTTTAAAGGAAATTCTGTTAAGTGTCCAAGATGCGGTGAAGTTAATGTAAAAAATTAA
- a CDS encoding 2-oxo acid dehydrogenase subunit E2, translated as MKVNIIMPKMGESINEGTIIKWHKKVGDKVKKDEIIYEISTDKVDTEIPSPSDGTLIEIKAFENETVPINEIVAVIETNGNSEIIIESKNEIPSTDQVGSIVELPMPKMGESINEGTIIKWHKNVGDLVKVDEIIYEISTDKVDTEVPSPVDGIITEILFKVNEVVEVGKIVARISTKSGITKIVDKESKEGSELFDEEILVDENKSTRKINSNSFISPVVMNIANKEGVTQSELNSITGTGTNGRITKKDILDYVKTKGTVTTVSAPKIFSQKNISIRENDEIIPMDNIRKKIMEHMINSRDTSVHVSEMMEVDMTKIHNFIEKYRERFLKDENVKLTYLSFIADAAIKALKEFPLVNSSIDEEKIILKKNINLGIAVALEPNGLVVPNIKNADEKNVRGLAKSISEISLKARNKGLTPDDVIGGTFTITNYGVFGALFGTPILNQPEVAILGVGAVVKKPVVIEVEGIDTIAIKPMMYLTLSHDHRLIDGMLGGMFLKFIKETLENFEVSNV; from the coding sequence ATGAAAGTAAATATTATTATGCCGAAAATGGGTGAAAGTATTAACGAGGGTACAATTATAAAATGGCATAAAAAGGTTGGTGATAAAGTTAAAAAAGATGAAATAATTTACGAAATCAGTACGGATAAAGTTGATACCGAAATTCCTTCTCCTTCAGATGGAACGTTAATTGAAATAAAAGCTTTTGAAAATGAAACTGTTCCGATAAATGAAATTGTAGCAGTTATTGAAACAAATGGTAATAGTGAAATTATTATTGAAAGTAAAAATGAAATTCCCTCAACCGATCAAGTAGGTTCTATAGTAGAATTGCCAATGCCCAAAATGGGTGAAAGCATAAATGAAGGTACAATTATTAAATGGCATAAAAATGTTGGAGATTTAGTTAAGGTTGATGAAATAATTTATGAAATTAGTACTGATAAAGTTGACACGGAAGTTCCTTCTCCTGTTGATGGAATCATTACAGAAATTCTATTTAAAGTAAATGAAGTTGTTGAAGTTGGAAAAATTGTTGCAAGAATATCTACCAAATCCGGAATTACAAAAATTGTAGATAAAGAAAGTAAGGAAGGCAGTGAATTATTTGATGAAGAAATTTTAGTTGACGAAAATAAATCTACTCGGAAAATCAACTCAAATAGTTTTATTTCACCGGTTGTTATGAATATTGCCAATAAAGAAGGTGTTACGCAGAGTGAATTAAATTCGATTACTGGAACTGGTACAAACGGACGCATTACAAAAAAAGATATTCTCGATTATGTAAAAACCAAAGGTACAGTAACAACAGTTTCTGCTCCAAAAATATTTTCACAAAAAAATATTTCTATTAGAGAAAATGATGAAATTATACCAATGGATAACATTAGAAAAAAAATTATGGAACATATGATAAATAGCCGTGATACTTCCGTCCACGTTTCTGAAATGATGGAAGTGGATATGACTAAAATTCATAATTTCATTGAAAAGTATAGAGAAAGATTTTTAAAAGATGAGAATGTAAAACTTACTTATTTATCATTCATAGCTGATGCGGCAATTAAAGCATTAAAAGAATTTCCGTTAGTAAATTCTTCAATTGATGAAGAAAAAATTATTTTGAAAAAAAATATAAATTTAGGAATTGCAGTTGCGTTAGAACCAAACGGTCTTGTTGTTCCCAATATTAAAAATGCAGATGAAAAAAATGTTAGAGGTTTGGCTAAATCAATTTCAGAAATTAGTTTGAAAGCTAGAAATAAAGGCCTTACTCCAGATGATGTGATCGGCGGAACCTTTACAATTACGAATTACGGAGTTTTTGGTGCATTGTTTGGCACACCAATTTTAAATCAGCCAGAAGTTGCAATTCTTGGAGTTGGGGCGGTTGTCAAAAAACCGGTTGTAATCGAAGTTGAAGGAATTGATACAATTGCGATAAAACCTATGATGTATTTGACCTTAAGTCATGATCACCGATTAATTGATGGAATGTTGGGCGGAATGTTTTTGAAATTTATAAAAGAAACTTTGGAAAATTTTGAAGTGAGTAATGTTTAA
- a CDS encoding tungsten formylmethanofuran dehydrogenase, with product MQNGAKLKNIIDKKNNNVTEEISIQNNGKKSLTNENLIEVLKLMITSRAMDVKIMNMLKQGKSYFHLPSAGHEATQIAFGMLMNKGVDWAYPYYRDMAFMLGLGTRIEDILLHQLAKEEDPMTGGRQMSCHWASKEFNVPTQSSPTGTQFLQAVGTAIAQKKSGINSVTYVSSGEGTTSEGEFHEAVNWASREKIPVIFVIQNNKWAISVPVENQTAGKNASVAEMMSGYENLLRFSIDGTDYFKAYETALKSFKYARHGNGPVLIEAKTIRLFSHSTSDDQSKYRPKDSLEQDLQNDPLNKFSNYLISNGITTKEIFENLKKDITKKVNDAADWAYTRPEPDVKNVKKYVYDESGKKNKLKYNEFKSEGIPIVMVDAINHALREEMERNSKIYVFGEDVADGKGGVFTATKGLSTKFGNERVFNSPLAEASILGVAIGMAIGGKKPCVEIQFGDYIWPAFMQIRDELVMLRYRSNNGFEAPVVIRVAVGGYINGGLYHSQNIEAFFAHMPGLLIAYPSNAADAKGLLKTALRLNDPVLFLEHKGLYRQSYATKPEPDADYLVPFGKANITREGDDISVITYGAMVHETEFAAKILTEEGYSVEIIDIRTINPLDVETIFNSVKKTGKVMVIHEDTLTAGFGAEIASRIAEECFEYLDGPVKRYAALDTPIAFHPKLEREILPSRNKIYNELKKLLEY from the coding sequence ATGCAAAACGGGGCAAAGTTGAAAAATATAATTGATAAAAAAAATAATAATGTAACCGAAGAAATATCTATCCAAAATAATGGAAAAAAATCTCTAACAAATGAAAATTTAATTGAAGTACTGAAATTGATGATAACATCCAGAGCAATGGATGTTAAAATCATGAATATGCTGAAGCAAGGGAAATCATATTTTCATTTACCATCAGCCGGACATGAGGCAACACAAATTGCATTTGGAATGTTAATGAATAAAGGAGTTGATTGGGCTTATCCATATTATAGAGATATGGCATTTATGCTTGGACTTGGAACTAGAATAGAAGATATACTTTTACATCAACTAGCAAAAGAAGAAGATCCTATGACTGGTGGACGACAAATGTCATGTCATTGGGCATCAAAAGAATTTAATGTACCAACACAATCTAGTCCAACCGGAACTCAATTTTTACAAGCTGTTGGAACTGCAATAGCTCAAAAAAAATCCGGAATAAATTCTGTAACTTATGTGAGCAGCGGAGAAGGAACAACAAGTGAAGGTGAATTTCATGAAGCAGTAAACTGGGCAAGCCGCGAAAAAATTCCAGTAATTTTTGTAATCCAAAATAATAAATGGGCAATCTCAGTCCCAGTTGAAAATCAAACTGCTGGAAAAAATGCCTCTGTTGCTGAAATGATGAGTGGGTACGAGAATTTGCTTAGGTTTTCTATTGATGGGACTGATTATTTCAAAGCTTATGAAACTGCTCTGAAATCCTTTAAATATGCACGACATGGAAACGGACCAGTACTAATTGAAGCAAAAACAATTAGATTATTTTCTCATTCCACTTCTGATGACCAAAGTAAATACAGACCGAAAGATTCTCTTGAACAAGATTTGCAGAATGATCCATTAAATAAATTTTCGAATTATCTTATTTCAAATGGTATAACTACAAAAGAAATTTTTGAGAATCTAAAAAAAGATATTACCAAAAAGGTTAACGATGCAGCTGATTGGGCTTACACAAGACCCGAACCGGATGTGAAAAATGTGAAAAAATATGTTTATGATGAAAGCGGTAAAAAGAATAAATTAAAATATAATGAATTTAAATCTGAAGGAATTCCGATTGTTATGGTTGATGCAATAAACCATGCATTGCGGGAAGAAATGGAGCGGAACAGTAAAATTTATGTTTTCGGAGAAGATGTTGCAGATGGAAAAGGTGGTGTGTTTACAGCTACCAAAGGTTTATCGACTAAATTTGGGAATGAAAGAGTTTTCAATTCACCATTAGCAGAAGCAAGTATTTTAGGGGTTGCAATCGGTATGGCAATTGGCGGAAAAAAACCTTGTGTTGAAATTCAGTTTGGTGATTATATATGGCCTGCTTTTATGCAAATTAGAGATGAACTTGTTATGTTAAGATATAGATCAAATAATGGTTTTGAAGCGCCGGTTGTAATTCGAGTTGCAGTAGGCGGATATATTAATGGCGGATTGTATCATAGCCAAAATATTGAAGCATTCTTTGCACACATGCCGGGATTGCTAATCGCTTATCCATCAAACGCTGCTGATGCAAAAGGATTACTGAAAACTGCACTTCGATTAAATGATCCGGTTTTATTTCTTGAGCATAAAGGTTTATATCGACAAAGTTATGCAACAAAACCCGAGCCTGATGCTGATTATCTAGTTCCATTCGGAAAAGCAAATATTACTAGAGAAGGTGATGATATTTCTGTTATAACTTACGGAGCAATGGTTCATGAAACTGAATTTGCTGCAAAAATTTTAACCGAGGAAGGTTATTCAGTTGAGATCATTGATATTAGAACGATAAATCCACTTGATGTTGAAACAATTTTTAACTCTGTTAAAAAAACGGGAAAAGTTATGGTAATTCATGAAGATACTTTAACTGCCGGATTTGGTGCAGAAATTGCATCGAGGATTGCAGAAGAATGTTTTGAATATTTGGATGGTCCCGTAAAACGTTATGCAGCATTGGATACACCGATTGCATTTCATCCAAAATTGGAAAGAGAAATTCTTCCATCCAGAAATAAAATTTATAATGAATTAAAAAAGCTTTTAGAATATTAA